One Oryza glaberrima chromosome 11, OglaRS2, whole genome shotgun sequence genomic region harbors:
- the LOC127754837 gene encoding uncharacterized protein LOC127754837 isoform X1 yields MPCLNVSTNVNLDGVDTSAVLADASKTVATIIGKPEAYVMVVLKGSVPMAFGGTQEPAAYGELVSIGGLNPDVNKKLSAGIASILESKLSIPKGRFYLKFYDSKAHRAQEHAQCLHALHQE; encoded by the exons ATGCCTTGCCTCAACGTGTCCACCAACGTGAACCTCGACGGAGTGGACAcctccgccgtcctcgccgacgcATCCAAGACCGTCGCCACCATCATCGGCAAGCCCGAGGCC TATGTGATGGTTGTTCTCAAGGGTTCAGTGCCTATGGCATTTGGAGGTACCCAGGAGCCTGCCGCTTATGGCGAGCTGGTTTCCATTGGTGGGCTGAACCCTGATGTCAACAAGAAGTTGAGTGCTGGCATTGCCTCTATCCTGGAGTCAAAGCTATCCATTCCCAAGGGCCGCTTCTACCTCAAGTTCTACGATTCCAAG GCCCATCGTGCACAAGAACATGCTCAATGTTTGCATGCTTTGCATCAAGAATAG
- the LOC127754837 gene encoding uncharacterized protein LOC127754837 isoform X2, with amino-acid sequence MPCLNVSTNVNLDGVDTSAVLADASKTVATIIGKPEAYVMVVLKGSVPMAFGGTQEPAAYGELVSIGGLNPDVNKKLSAGIASILESKLSIPKGRFYLKFYDSKRSDFGWNGTTF; translated from the exons ATGCCTTGCCTCAACGTGTCCACCAACGTGAACCTCGACGGAGTGGACAcctccgccgtcctcgccgacgcATCCAAGACCGTCGCCACCATCATCGGCAAGCCCGAGGCC TATGTGATGGTTGTTCTCAAGGGTTCAGTGCCTATGGCATTTGGAGGTACCCAGGAGCCTGCCGCTTATGGCGAGCTGGTTTCCATTGGTGGGCTGAACCCTGATGTCAACAAGAAGTTGAGTGCTGGCATTGCCTCTATCCTGGAGTCAAAGCTATCCATTCCCAAGGGCCGCTTCTACCTCAAGTTCTACGATTCCAAG cGCTCGGACTTTGGATGGAACGGCACCACCTTTTAG